In the genome of Vespa crabro chromosome 1, iyVesCrab1.2, whole genome shotgun sequence, the window cTTCTCGAGTATTTATTTCATGTTTCTCAATTGCTTGAAATGGTGTAATTTCCCCAGTCTTAACTTGATCTTGTAATGACTTAtcatcactattactattaataatagctATTCTAATATTATCTTGAAATTTGGATTGACCTGAATGTAAATCagataattcttttaatttttttgatgCTTCTTGAAAAATACTTTCTTCACTTCTCACTgatataatctataaaaataaaataaaaatactttaatGTTTCAAAAACAACGTACGCTTAATTACATGATTATCACAAAATTATGAATTCAAATATGAtacgtataaatttttatgtgatataaataactaattgaatatagatatgtatatatataaacgtaagtATAAagtattgaatataataaaaattaaaaacgtttaatttataatttattaaatgataaatttaaccTTAGCCGATGAATTAACATCCAAGTCTTGTGTAGTTTCATTCTGCATTTCCTTTTCATTaagtttttttattagtacGTGACAATTTTCCATAGTTCAGTGCATAGGAACAATAGATTCTAATGGAATAAATAGTAAAGAAAAgcctataattttttttttttaatactatttcAAAATTTGAAGTAAATCGTAGTAGTAGGGACtcgtatgaaattttttatatatatatatatatataatatatatatataacggtcatgtaaatatacatacatatataaatataaatacaactGCACTTTgtatttttgcttttatattaatattcctaAGAATATTCTCAAAAAGTACAGTAAATGCGATGTGGCTgtcacaatttaaaaaattcgctTACATGTTCGTTTAAGATAGTTCATTGTTCCTAGTTTTACAAAGGTTTAGATCAACGATAAGAACATGCGTAATTCTTAACTGATTTTGATAAACAAGATATCATTCTAAAGATAAATGTTTAATCTAAGATTCTGCTTTtacgaatttttgaaaaagctttattttctttgaaaaaaatcatgttaagaaatgatatttttttcgagaataatttattcacGAATATAAAgctgtttaaaaaattataaaaagcgGAATCTTAGATTAAACCTTTGTCtttaaaataagatatttttcattaagacTGGCCAAGAATTGCCATGTTCTCATTGTTTCTGTAAATGTtgttttcgacatttttcgcaaaaaaaaaaaaaattttgtatagtGGCGCCCCTCGAAATCTGcggtaaaagagaagaagctcGTATCTCAGTACTGATTTTCATATACACGTTTGAACGGTGTATGCTTAGTTTCAGTGAAGTAAACAATCTATTgcattttctattctatattttaatatatttcaaatgcaAAGAAATAGACTTCACGGTGTTCGTTCATGTCAATGAATTTGAGTTtctaaaatattgttaaattttgaaaaaatttataatttcttttggattttatcgattaaaaatatagaaattctACAATTTATGGCGTATTAGCAAACGTCTACATTCATAATTCAAGAGTCGCGTAGATCTCAAGACTGGGAaagatttcattgtttttttttttgtttttttcttaattatatcgatgtaaataaaaataatcaactaatttattttttttctcatttgatagtttaataataatagtattactatcagatcttttatatttatttcctcctTTCATAGTTGACTTGAGTTCCTCGGTGTTCTGTGTTAGCTAGAACAGAGTAGCGGTATAATTTAGTCTAATGACaaatgcatataaaatatatacgttcgtcgattattttttcaacaattataattagtaaatatatacttatatattatataccatttttatgaagatcaagtTCCATATTATCTACGAGATCTTTCTCCTagcgttattttttttttttataatttcttccgTAATTGGAAGTccactttatattattactattattactattattattattacaataatatataatataataatataatcggtatatatatatatatatgtatatactaattatttttaaacgaaacaTTCCATAAAATCttgtcaattatatttattattttgtatgtatttgaaataaatgcgTACTGACACCTTGATCACTGCAAGACCAACATtactaacaaaaattatatacatataaaaatggcGTTTTCGAAACCGAaggaaatgatattaaatttcgCAAGTGTATATTTCCAATACCTTTATAGTAATCCGGTTAAAACAAAAGCAATTGCCAGGtaattttatgtatgtatacatatatatatatatatatatatgtatgtgtgtgtgtacatatatacacatatgttgCAAAGTATGGTTATATTTTAGTTTTATGTtgtacaaaaatttttataaaaatattcttttgtagctgcattattaatgttttggGAAACTTAGTACACCAGAAGTTAACTGGCGGGAAATCTATAGATGAAGATAGACTTATTGCATTTGGTCTTTTTgggtaatttatatataattaatattatatatatatactatatatatatatatatatatttatatataatatatatagtatatatataaaatatatatatatatatttcacatttttttaaatatctaagacatatataataatatgttacAGATTGTTATTAGGAGGTTCTGTACcacattacttttatttatacacacatTCCTTGAGAAAATATCCATTGACTTTGCTTTTGATAGAAAGATTGGTTTATACACCTTGCTTCCAAGCATTAACGTTATACATACTTGCTCGATTAGAGGTAAATTTGATTGACTGATGAACATAATTTCTGaagaatgattttaatatataatattattattaccaggGTAAATCTCACAAAGCCTCTAAAGAACAATTACAAAAGCTTTACTGGCCCGTTCTTCTAGCTAATCTCAAATATTTAactatatttcaatttatcaaTGTAAAATATGTTCCTTCAGTGGTACgtacataaaatttttaatttaatatttttttatgctatactttaataatctttttttatttctttttttatttaattttagttACGCAcattaatattagatataatcAGTTTTATATGGTCAATTTATCTCACTAATGAATGCAAAAAATCAACTATTACTGAtaagaaatcaaagaaataatatcttaacataatgttatcgattttaaatggtacgtattaaaaaaaatgaaataaacgaaataaaagtgacacatacacacacacatatatatataggtttatatgaattatataataaaaatataaagattgtttaaattaatatttgggatgtatttcatgaaatatattgtataaagtTGTTTGCAAATAAATGTGGTTATTGGTGTAATTAATAAACAGCTCCAATGTTCAAGCTTTGATTTAATCACACAACAACAATACAGAATATGTTACAGGAATGATCAGGTATTatcagacacacacacacagatatatatacatatatatatatatctgttttttttaatgataataacagttGATCAGTTAGATTGTAAACAGCAAATATTGCTGTCAAAAGCTAGTGGTGTACTTTAGGATAACGAGAGAAATTTGAacctatctatttttattttgattcttAAAGGAAGCATATGTTCATAATAAGTAGAAAAGTTTTAATGGTATATAATTAACTAAATATGAGATCCAAATTAAGCAACAAAAAATGGTATAggtaaaaagatattaaatatgaaatacttTAAAGgcttaaaagaataaagaatagataatataaatatatatagtaatggTCACCACTGCAATTgacaaatatatttgataagttGTATCAGTCATTACAATGAACTAATGTTATTTAGGACTGTGTAAAGTACTTTTTATAACTGTtttcagaaaaaaatgttGTAGAACACAAATCAATTTTTTGTACTATTTACCACATtagatttgaaaaagaaaatttctgtATAAAACTGTGGTAGaactatagatataataattagaaagagatcttaaatattttatatgtttataatagtacTTTATTCAGCCCTAACATTATACAGGTCTcttctatttataaataatgtagaTTTTCCAAACATGTTTTTTTCAaccttatatatacatctttaAGACTTAACTCTTGAATAAATAAGACTAGAGTCTAGTTATGTCTTTTGGTACGCTGCCCGGTCTTATGACCAAATAACATTTAtgacttatttatatataggtaaGTGGAGTATTGCAAACAAATATTCATTGCTATAATTCCCTCTGTACTTTGTCGAATATTTACCATGGACaaagcattatatatatatatatttatatatatatatatatatatatatataaaatttaataattaaatattatttaatgcaaaaatatatataaataataaataaataaataaataataaattaataaataataaatatataaataaataaataagtgaatactattatatatttataaaaagtaatttatacTGAATACAATAGAACTGAAATAATCTTCCTAAAGAATAGGCACATCTATTTATACAAGTAATGGCAGGAAAACATTGCACAGGAAAAGTGACTTAcgatcatttttcaaataagTTGAACTTTAAGAACATTATTTCTCACTAGAAACACATAAAATTTGACTAGCATGTGTTTGTATAACAAACAACTTTACACAATCAAGTAATTACTAAAATGTACATACGTAGTATTATCAGTTAAAATGGAgaatcgtttgtttttttctttagaaataataaatattaaattattatataaatcctTAGAGTAAAGATGTTCAGTATCAATGATATAATCTCCTATTCTTATATTGCTTATACAATGTTAAAGTTTATGGTGTTAGGACACacatcgtttcttttcttttctttttcttttttttttcttttttttttagaaagattCCATTAGTTCAAATCTAAAGGATGTAACTTaaacacttttctttttttataaaagtccCATAAGTTACacatattaccattattattaaaatatcatcttTCCAAACGTTATTTGATACGTTTTcgagaataaattataataaaataaatattatattaacttaATTTTAGTTTACTATACAAAGTGCTTTATAGTATTGTTCTTCCAAAATGCATGCATCGTATCGACTACAAATATGATctataatctcttttttttggaaaGAGGATCGGTTATCCGGAAGgggaataatactaatatactTAAGTTCATAATATTTAAGAGATGAGAGCAACCATCGATGAGTATTATCGAGTTAGAAGATTTAAAGGAGAGCAAATTTGTTCGTAAAGAATTTATGAAGAATTAAAACTAATATCTATCAAATTTGGaatgaaatatgtaataaactATAGATAATCTCTTAGGTATGTGCtattataaacaaacaaatgaaCTTATTCCAAATTTGATATAATAGAAAGGAACATCATGTTCTCTTTTAAGGACAATTCGATTAATACGTTTCAACGTGTGTAAGATGGACTTCGACTCGGAGAGCAGCTTGATCGATGACTCTGACTCGACCAGTTACTGTGTCTACTGCTCTCTGAACTACTTGGTGATGAAGGCGGCGTTGGAGTTGGTCGATGATATGGAATCGGTCGTTTCCTGGCACTAAAATTAATGAGTGTAAGTATCATGATAAAAAAGAGGTCGTATATAgctccaatatgaattctgaatgaaattgaattatatttattatatatatagatatatatatcaattgttatatcataaaaatgttcacgataaattatatctaatggtcaattaatataaaagaaatatcattgaatagttcttgataatatatcgtattaatacatattactTTGTTAACGTAGTCAGATATATatgtttcaatatttaatcgtaattattatttcaatcaaaTTGTTTTTTGCGAGCATGCTTATGAAACGACGTCATGCAAATTGCAAAAGTGAAtcatgcaaaagaaaaatgtgttACTTACCTTGcaaaaattataactatatatatatatatattttttttttctacttataAACACAGTGAAAATATAATTGGACTAAAAAGAAGCTCTTAGactaaaataaatgaatattttatttttatgtgatcgactttaaaataaaataaaaagaatcaaattctactgtaaatatttaaatttacaataacttATAAGAAAATACACACATGCTACATCTACATAACATTTATAAGTCAATAATgagtatatatagatatatataaagaaaaattaacgaaattatgataatttagtttaaaaaaaaaaaaaatttatatatgcgaATACTGGGACACTTTGTTGATTTAGTCTAACTTCGTTCGACAATAGACATTGTATGAATGAGGAGACAAAATGTGCTCGACATCAAAACTATTTAAATTCATAGAGAAACAACTCCATTTACACTTATTTTAAAAGCggtattaaataaacaattcaatatatttttgttttgcatTATAATCAAGTTAAGCTATGCGAAttctcaaatatatatatatcattattatactgTTCCAATAATTGTGAACTCTGAATGAAATCACATAATAAGTTTTTTTCtgtcgtaaagaaaaaagactaatatgaaattattgcTATGTCAACTGTGTAGTAAAGTAACAAATGTCTGAGTGTAGCCATAGTTTTATCTTCTATGCCTGCCCCTCGATCTGTCCCTGTTTGACATAACAAACACAAAATAGTATTAGAGAATTACCTAATGtataataacttaataaaaatatttataagagagagaaagagagagagaaagagagagagagagagagagagagagagagagagagagagaaagagagaaagaagagattaGCAAAGAATTGTAGACAAAAATTTTGCTTTTATTCCCTTGACATATTTTCaggatttctattttatttatcaaatacaATATTTGCTAATGAATACAATGTagtaaaatgttttaaaagaaatttcgaatTCAAAAGACTgagataatgataaaacgGAGGggtaggaaaaaaataaaaaataaaaaataaaaaataaaaataaaaataaataaaataaaatctaaataataaGCAATATACTCTACAAGAATTGATGAAAAGGGATATTACAGATTTACCTTGGTGCATTTCGTGTGTAAACATATTgctataataaaagaatttttctaattacacGATTTACCTTGTAATACGACGTCTATCAAGAAAACTAGGCGAACCATGACGACGTGGTATAGACGGTGAACGGGATCTACTAGAACCCGAACTGCTGGAAGTTGAGCGCGAGGATCTACTAGAAACGCTGCTGGTTGATCGTGTAGAACTTGAAAAACTGCGACGACTATGCCTTGCCGAACTAAacataatttgtttatatcaattacacacacacacacacagatacacatacacacacgctcacgcacacgcacacgcacaagcacacacacataggCACATCAGACAATACAAAAAAGTATGTCAATGTAAATATTGAAAGATCCATACCTGACAGAAGAACGAGAagtacttctacttctacttcgtttttctttctctcttgacaTCCTAGAGGCTGATCTAGATCGActtcttgatttttttgatAACGAACGACTCCTGCATTTCTTTGAGGCTGAACGACTTCTCGATTTTTTGGACAAAGAACGACTTCTTGATTTTTTAGTTACCGAACAACTTCTAGATTCCTTCGACAGAGATCTACTTCTGgattttttcgataaagaaCAACTTCTAGATCTTTTTGACAACGATATGCTTCTACTTCTAGATCTTGACTTTCCAGGGGATTGAGAAGGTGACTTCTTTGATCTTGACGCGGATCTCGATGGAGAGTGTTTCGATCCAGAGGAAGATCTTGACCTTGATATTCTTTTCGAATGTGCTTGAAGAGAATTCGGTGATTTCTTTGATCTAGACCCAGATCTCGATGGCCTATGCTTTGGAGATACTGATTTTTTGCTACGAGCACGCGAACGCGATCTATTTCTGGATAAAGATCTTGAACGATGTCTCGGTGATTTGGAAGACTTCTTTTCCAAAGATAATGACCTTGTGTATGATCTTGACGGGGATCTGGAATATGATTTCTCTCTTAAAGAATGTTTCCTAGGTATTggagaatttcttttcgatgTACTTGGAGATCGAGATCTTGTATCGGATTTGTTAATAGTGTCACTTGGTAAAGATGGTGGTGACTCACTTGGAGAtcttaactttattataacaTCTTTGTGAGAAGTCGTGATAGGTGGTGAATGCGTCAAAGAATTACTTTTTGGAGAAGGTTTCTGGACAATTATTGGAGAACTCCTTTTAGAATTACTAGGACCCGAAGAGAactgttttgttgttattgttgttgttgttgttgttgttgctgttgctgttgttggtgttgttattattgttgttataatcgcCGACATAACAGGTGACTTTGGACTAGTTTTATCCAATAGTGTTTGCGACAAGAGAGGTGGTGATTCACTAGGCGATCGAATTTTTATAGCAGCTTCTTCACGAGTCAATGGTAATGCTGGTGAAGGTGATCGACTGGAAACTGGTGACTGTACAGGAAGTAACCGCACAggtgatattaatttttctttggaagaagaagaatttgtTGGGTCTTCCGTTAGTTTTGGTGGTTCCACCGGTAATGCTATATCGAAAAccgattcttctttcttttctaatttaacTTTTACAGGACTTATCACCTTTTTCCCTAATGTTTCTCTAGCCTTCGCAGCTAATCCACTTTGCAATCGTTTCAACGTGTTCAATTCCTTAATTTTTTCCTCATCTTCTTGTTTTGGTTCATCGTCCGCTATATCACCCTCATCTTCACTAGAAGATCTCAAACTTACTCGCGGTGTAatcatttgtatttttctacCTTTCGATATTGATCGAGATTTTTGTCTAACAACATCCCgatctcttttttgttctcgctttttcttatcttctaaTATATCCTTATAACGTTCCGGGTTTTTCCGTACTGGTGAATAACTCAAAGACGATCGTCTAGATCTACTCTTGGATCTAGTACGGCTTCTACGACGTTCCTGCGATttatctctcctttcttttggTCTTCTTGGAGATCTAGATCTTTTACGAGAATCTGATCTCCTACGTCTATGTATAGGAGAAAGTCTACGTCTTGATCCATAACGATCATATCTCGAACGACTTCTACTTCttgaaatagaaaatctaTTGTAACGTCGCGGTGACCTTgaaatccttcttcttctcggaGAAGATGTTACGCGTCGTGATCTCGAATATCTTCTTGGAGATCTTCCTCTGTCTGCTCTACCTCTGGATGGAGATCTATGACGTCTAGGTGGTGGGGTTTTATGTGTAATCGGTGGTGACTTGTCccttttatctataataatagttttctTTGTGGctgattcctttttctttataggtGGTGTTTCATTGCGAGATGATCTTTCTACTGCTTTTTTTGGAGATCTATTTACTCGATATTCTTTTGTAACATTTTCACCGTCATCAAACGTATTCTTCTCTGCAACAACTTTATcatatttcgttcttttctttggcCTCTCTGGAGaactaaaatatatttcaagtaACATAATAAACTCTATGAAATGCGTGaaagaaattgattaaaatattaataaaaattatttcatttacttGTCTGTAGAGCTATCCGTTGATTGATGTTTCCTCTTTAGCgctgcttttttcttctataagaaaataaattttatattaatgaaaattattaaagtaacTATCTTACATCAATCATGCAAACTGCTCATTCTTTGGAATCTGCTTATTCCTATTatgtctttaatattttttctttatcattgacttaatgttattctctttcctaggtttttttttcttttttttacttttaatagaCTAACTTggaacatcgataataatacattaacgATACTGAATCAAAAGCTAATAATAGCTTAAACGAAAATTaacatacacaaatatatatatatatatatatgcacacatatatctcttataacaagagtagttGTTCAAGAATAAGCAATTTCCTAAACTAAATTATTGCATAATAAGATAGTGCTTGTTACAAAACGAATATGTGAAATATACAACAATCATAAAAATTCGTACAGATtcgtacaaataataaatttgtaatacgtataatacacGAGTAGCGGCATATCTGGTACTCACTTAGGGAATGTATCCTGTCAAATGGCGCTGATAATTACAAACATACCGAGATTTATACTTAGAAATAATGACTGTTAACTTGAAAAATCAGATAAAATgttaagataattaaatagagcgaatttcgtatattttctttcgaaaataaatataaacataaagatGTGGATAGTTTAATGTGAATTCGCAACTAATTCAATATAACAAACTAAAATGTTGCATGCTGTGGCATTACATGCTTCACCTTTCTGCGTTTGCTCGTTTATCGTGTATCCGTATTCATGCGTGCGTTATAGAAAAAGAGCAGGGGAAATTTTGCacatactatttttttttttggttttttttttttttgtttttaacgttaCAACATAATTTCTTACctcagatttttcttttccttcaactttgtttttcttttttttcttctttttcttcttttttgattcAGCTTCAGACGAACTAAGGAacacaatattaaatatttttttcattattacaaattcccatgtgaaaatttatattttgtttaatataaatgagaaatattataaatttaatcttgtatataataattaccagCTCTCTTCAGTATCATCGCTGGATTCACTGTCAGAAGAACTGGCCTCTACCTTCTTGtgctttttctcctttttctttttcttagctttttctttcttcttggaCGTCCTTGGAGATTCGGACCTATGAAATTCGTATTGCATTAGACTAAAGATTCTCCAAAGATAATtgttatgaatttttaaaaatgatatttatatttattaattcttgcAGTGGGCGTCTTCCTGTCGACAAGTGCATACCTTGTGCTGACAATAAAGAAAGCCtttgtagtatatatatacttgtgtgTCAAACGAGTATTTCATTTTAACTGCATAAGCTATCTCACGCTTAATGCTTTTAACCATATGTAACAGCGAATAGCtttgttttaataatcgaGAGAACAATTGCCAATAAAATTTCACACAGAAAATTCTTTGAGTATTGAGTTATAGTcccaaattgaaaaataaaatcgaacttACGTAACTTTGGTAGTGCagtgtataataatatctttcataaattatttcagCAAAGATTAATATATCACTGCAATTCCAagtgaaaaacaaataaaagacgTAAAACAACGATAAATGCACAGGTGAAAGTCACAATGTTCCGGCTATAGCTAACGAATTGACTACATaagtatcttttttctttttttttttttttttttttgtattttttattttgaaagatttAGTTTTTTCATTGCTTcttttaaaacatttaaaaaaagctataaataattacaaatttgaaattcttctcctctttataGAAAACTAAATCTTTCAAAAAGTTACAAAAGACAAGTATACAAAGTATGAGGAGTATTGATATAATATGGGATTAGCATTACCTTGATAACCATCGATAGGGACGGACTTgtcagaaaaaaatagagagatgaCATTAACAACAAGCTTtatcgataacaacaacaaagatAGAAATGCATGAATGTACGCAACATAATGTGCGTTATATTAAACCTGTGCTTAGTGTTGTACGCCAGGTAAATGTTTGCCAATGATATttgaatgatattattttgatcATCATTAATTGAGATCAATGAACGATAAGAgaagatattgttattgattggAAAacatgaataaagaaaatgcaaCAAACATTTACCTCTAAGAAAAATTGcaataaatggaaatattaataatagttaatCGCGCCTACATTTATAAAGGACCTAAATactcaatgaaaatataataaatttaacaatttatttcgCGGTAAACGGCATATtatctattgaaatatttttttttcttttcttttctttgcttttttttttttttttggttctgTAAATGTACGCGACGTCCATACTTACCTACTAAGCCTACTAGATAGGCATTCAGTCCTCCTTAGTTCTGTTTGAAACAGAGAAAGTTGTATGGGGCATGAAATAGTAGGCGAGTAATGATTCAGTATCCGATAAGTAGACGTGTAATAAGCAAATGAACGAGTGGAATTgcgataaatgaataattaattaaggaAAAATGGGGAACTACAGGAAGATGGATTGTGCAGTCTTGGAGCCTCGACTCGTATATGCCATCGCGTTGATATTACAAAGATCAAaagctttttttatatttttcgttacGATTAATTAACGA includes:
- the LOC124422928 gene encoding serine/arginine repetitive matrix protein 2 isoform X3, with translation MYNGIGLQTPRGSGTNGHVQRNWAIIRKTKDKVNYKTDEGKIEQINKQPNKEILDHVRKRKVEVKCAELADILEEQGFTTEEVTKKVESYRSMLMGTEMKTSAPRDEFGRINVRETHQIAEAQQEKNAKLREAFGISEFFVEGSSLDPERRAREAEARAAANKVYELVRTPSPAPDTTSAPEKKNKRKRSGSTSKKKKGKKHKKERSESPRTSKKKEKAKKKKKEKKHKKVEASSSDSESSDDTEESCSSEAESKKKKKKKKKKNKVEGKEKSEKKKAALKRKHQSTDSSTDNSPERPKKRTKYDKVVAEKNTFDDGENVTKEYRVNRSPKKAVERSSRNETPPIKKKESATKKTIIIDKRDKSPPITHKTPPPRRHRSPSRGRADRGRSPRRYSRSRRVTSSPRRRRISRSPRRYNRFSISRSRSRSRYDRYGSRRRLSPIHRRRRSDSRKRSRSPRRPKERRDKSQERRRSRTRSKSRSRRSSLSYSPVRKNPERYKDILEDKKKREQKRDRDVVRQKSRSISKGRKIQMITPRVSLRSSSEDEGDIADDEPKQEDEEKIKELNTLKRLQSGLAAKARETLGKKVISPVKVKLEKKEESVFDIALPVEPPKLTEDPTNSSSSKEKLISPVRLLPVQSPVSSRSPSPALPLTREEAAIKIRSPSESPPLLSQTLLDKTSPKSPVMSAIITTIITTPTTATATTTTTTTITTKQFSSGPSNSKRSSPIIVQKPSPKSNSLTHSPPITTSHKDVIIKLRSPSESPPSLPSDTINKSDTRSRSPSTSKRNSPIPRKHSLREKSYSRSPSRSYTRSLSLEKKSSKSPRHRSRSLSRNRSRSRARSKKSVSPKHRPSRSGSRSKKSPNSLQAHSKRISRSRSSSGSKHSPSRSASRSKKSPSQSPGKSRSRSRSISLSKRSRSCSLSKKSRSRSLSKESRSCSVTKKSRSRSLSKKSRSRSASKKCRSRSLSKKSRSRSRSASRMSREKEKRSRSRSTSRSSVSSARHSRRSFSSSTRSTSSVSSRSSRSTSSSSGSSRSRSPSIPRRHGSPSFLDRRRITRDRSRGRHRR